A genomic stretch from Bacillus sp. N1-1 includes:
- a CDS encoding PLD nuclease N-terminal domain-containing protein, whose product MEILNDINWALVAPLLILQGILTISALVSCIKQKETNGPKWMWILLILFVNLFGAILYFVIGRKNS is encoded by the coding sequence ATGGAAATCTTGAACGATATAAACTGGGCGTTAGTTGCGCCGTTGCTGATTTTGCAGGGGATCTTAACCATTTCAGCACTTGTCAGCTGTATCAAACAAAAGGAAACAAACGGACCAAAATGGATGTGGATCCTTCTTATTCTCTTTGTGAATCTATTTGGGGCAATTCTTTACTTTGTGATCGGACGTAAAAACAGTTAG
- a CDS encoding (deoxy)nucleoside triphosphate pyrophosphohydrolase, whose translation MMKKVKVVGAVIRNKQDEFLCALRSPTMSLPNLWEFPGGKIEEGETPEQTLVREIEEELDCQITVQEKVVEVVHEYPNVIVNLLTYESTIISGEPKAKEHAKLEWVPKRDLRSLEWAPADIPTIDKLLSN comes from the coding sequence ATCATGAAAAAAGTAAAAGTCGTCGGTGCGGTAATTCGCAACAAACAAGATGAATTCCTCTGTGCCCTTCGCTCCCCAACCATGTCTTTACCAAACTTATGGGAGTTTCCAGGTGGGAAGATTGAAGAAGGCGAAACACCTGAACAAACGTTAGTACGAGAAATTGAAGAAGAACTAGACTGTCAAATTACGGTTCAAGAAAAAGTAGTAGAAGTTGTTCATGAATACCCAAACGTCATTGTTAATCTACTTACATACGAATCAACTATTATTAGCGGTGAGCCCAAAGCAAAAGAACATGCTAAGTTGGAGTGGGTTCCAAAGCGTGATTTACGTTCTCTTGAATGGGCTCCCGCTGATATTCCAACAATCGATAAGCTTTTATCGAATTAA
- a CDS encoding glycerate kinase codes for MKIIIAPDSFKESLSAPEVCEAVEAGFRKAFPQATYTHLPIGDGGEGTVTSVVDATDGIIIPLKVKGPLGNNVDAFYGLTGDGKTAIIEMAAASGLHLVSRDQRNPLITSTYGTGQLIKNALDQGVERIVLGLGGSSTNDGGAGMAQALGAKLFDRNNEQLRPGGQALSELVSIDVSNLDPRLKTVQIEAACDVTNPLTGSSGASAVFGPQKGATKEMVDELDHSLARYAEVIKKDLGKAVTHISGAGAAGGLGAAIVAFLEGELRSGIDLVLDVIQFEDCISGADLLLTGEGRIDSQTIHGKAPVGVAQRAKALNNHLPVIAIAGSLGEGYEAVFDHGIDAVFSVVNSVVTLEEALEKGAVNVEKTLENIGRLVKVCRMIEM; via the coding sequence TTGAAAATCATCATCGCACCCGATTCATTTAAAGAAAGTCTCTCGGCGCCTGAAGTTTGTGAGGCGGTTGAAGCCGGTTTCCGAAAGGCATTTCCGCAAGCAACTTATACACACCTTCCGATCGGAGACGGAGGGGAAGGGACGGTGACATCTGTAGTTGATGCGACAGATGGCATCATCATTCCCCTCAAAGTAAAAGGTCCGCTCGGCAATAATGTCGATGCCTTCTATGGCCTAACAGGTGATGGAAAGACGGCGATTATTGAAATGGCAGCCGCTTCCGGACTACATCTTGTTTCGCGTGATCAGCGCAATCCACTGATCACCTCAACGTACGGAACCGGTCAGCTCATCAAGAATGCGCTGGACCAAGGAGTAGAGCGTATCGTTCTCGGTCTCGGCGGATCCTCAACAAACGACGGTGGAGCTGGAATGGCGCAGGCGCTCGGTGCGAAACTATTCGATCGAAACAACGAACAACTTCGACCGGGTGGACAAGCCCTGAGTGAGCTCGTATCGATTGACGTTTCAAATCTGGATCCGCGATTAAAGACCGTTCAAATCGAGGCAGCGTGCGATGTGACGAACCCTTTAACAGGATCATCAGGGGCATCAGCCGTGTTCGGCCCGCAAAAAGGCGCAACCAAAGAAATGGTTGATGAGCTTGATCACAGCCTGGCACGCTATGCTGAAGTTATCAAAAAGGATCTCGGAAAAGCGGTTACGCACATCAGCGGTGCCGGAGCTGCAGGCGGTCTCGGCGCAGCGATCGTGGCCTTTTTAGAAGGAGAGCTCCGGAGCGGGATTGATCTTGTGCTCGATGTGATTCAGTTTGAAGACTGCATCAGTGGAGCGGACCTTCTCCTAACAGGCGAAGGCCGGATCGACTCGCAAACGATTCATGGAAAAGCCCCAGTCGGTGTTGCGCAACGAGCGAAAGCTTTGAACAATCATCTCCCGGTAATCGCGATCGCTGGTAGTTTGGGAGAAGGATATGAAGCTGTCTTCGATCATGGCATTGATGCTGTTTTTAGTGTGGTAAATAGTGTGGTTACGCTAGAAGAGGCATTGGAAAAAGGGGCTGTGAATGTGGAGAAGACGCTTGAGAATATTGGGCGGTTGGTGAAGGTTTGTCGGATGATAGAGATGTAA
- a CDS encoding nucleoside triphosphate pyrophosphohydrolase gives MPTYNKLIRDRIPEIIKATGKDFNITTLNDFEYKEELQSKLKEELQEYLEADGDSHSIEELADILELIHALTTVHHSSYEELEQVRKEKKEKRGGFEEKIYLIDVEDE, from the coding sequence ATGCCAACTTACAACAAATTAATTAGAGACCGTATCCCAGAGATCATCAAAGCGACTGGGAAAGACTTTAATATCACAACGTTAAATGACTTCGAATATAAGGAAGAACTCCAATCAAAATTAAAAGAAGAACTTCAGGAGTACCTTGAAGCAGATGGAGATAGCCATTCTATTGAGGAACTAGCGGATATCCTTGAATTAATCCATGCCCTTACGACGGTACATCATTCTTCGTATGAAGAACTTGAACAGGTACGAAAAGAGAAGAAAGAAAAGCGTGGCGGGTTTGAAGAAAAGATCTATCTGATTGATGTGGAAGATGAGTAA
- a CDS encoding transcriptional regulator — translation MTNLELYVFVPILILLLLTQSMLLFVDAKKKGSYPWLWGIWGLIQLPMPTLFYLLFVVWPYKRRLKGKR, via the coding sequence ATGACAAACCTTGAGCTCTACGTCTTTGTTCCCATTCTTATTCTCTTGTTACTAACGCAAAGTATGCTTCTCTTTGTAGATGCAAAGAAAAAAGGGAGTTACCCATGGCTATGGGGGATCTGGGGATTGATTCAATTACCGATGCCAACGTTATTTTACTTGCTGTTCGTCGTTTGGCCATATAAACGAAGGCTAAAGGGGAAGAGGTGA
- a CDS encoding DUF1433 domain-containing protein, which produces MKSTAAVFLLVFILGCNATSSTETFDKQTIEKAREHVESYFRHNYKNADKITFIEDTSDPMEGLIINGTVNGAEFSASVDPETFMVKSVGETEGFPDIKEGCRHTVCDYE; this is translated from the coding sequence TTGAAAAGTACTGCCGCCGTCTTCCTTTTAGTCTTTATATTAGGATGCAACGCCACTTCATCAACAGAAACGTTCGATAAACAAACCATTGAAAAAGCAAGAGAACACGTTGAAAGTTATTTCCGCCATAATTATAAAAACGCGGATAAAATTACGTTCATCGAGGATACGAGTGATCCAATGGAAGGTTTAATAATAAACGGAACGGTCAATGGCGCTGAATTTTCAGCGAGCGTGGATCCGGAAACGTTCATGGTTAAAAGTGTAGGTGAAACGGAAGGCTTTCCTGATATAAAGGAAGGATGCCGTCATACGGTTTGTGATTACGAATAA
- a CDS encoding DUF1433 domain-containing protein, whose product MNQNEVIPFYKRLFLFLTLSILLGTCGFFSQGNDSDEETIDKAKKSVERFILHNYEEIESVEITRSYESEMGGLTIEGTVNDGSAEFTAGVRSDFSIGHLAPGDMKEACKEQICE is encoded by the coding sequence GTGAATCAAAATGAGGTGATTCCCTTTTATAAACGATTATTTTTATTCCTCACCCTCTCCATTCTATTAGGGACTTGCGGGTTTTTCTCACAGGGAAACGATTCTGATGAGGAAACAATCGACAAAGCAAAGAAATCGGTTGAACGTTTTATACTACATAACTATGAAGAAATCGAATCGGTTGAGATAACCAGGTCCTATGAAAGTGAAATGGGTGGTTTAACGATTGAAGGAACGGTTAATGACGGGTCGGCTGAATTTACAGCTGGGGTTCGAAGTGATTTTTCGATTGGGCATTTAGCTCCAGGAGATATGAAAGAAGCGTGTAAAGAACAGATTTGTGAGTGA
- the sigY gene encoding RNA polymerase sigma factor SigY — protein MEREEEIQLILQAQGGDDHAFTQLFQCYYAFLYKYLLKLTLNEETSVDLAQETMMKCYVKLSSYKGDGKFSTWMISIASRLYIDMLRKEKREKKWVDEEKRTLSRKLAWDSSTKGMNWSDLFTDFNTLDSTLRVPILLRHYYGYSYDEIGKMLGIRTGTVKSRVHTGLRKLRKELDTP, from the coding sequence ATGGAACGCGAGGAGGAGATTCAATTAATTCTGCAGGCACAAGGCGGAGACGATCATGCGTTCACTCAGCTTTTTCAGTGCTATTATGCTTTCCTCTACAAATATCTTTTAAAGCTAACCTTAAATGAAGAGACTAGCGTGGATCTTGCTCAGGAAACCATGATGAAGTGTTATGTGAAACTTTCTTCTTATAAAGGAGATGGGAAGTTCTCGACGTGGATGATTTCGATCGCTTCTAGGCTTTACATTGACATGCTTCGGAAAGAAAAACGAGAAAAGAAATGGGTTGATGAAGAGAAGCGTACCTTATCGCGAAAGCTAGCGTGGGACTCGAGTACAAAAGGAATGAATTGGAGCGATCTTTTCACAGATTTTAATACGTTAGACTCCACGCTGAGAGTTCCGATCTTGTTACGGCATTATTATGGCTACTCTTATGATGAAATTGGGAAAATGCTCGGGATACGTACAGGGACAGTGAAATCCAGGGTGCATACAGGTTTACGGAAGTTACGAAAGGAGTTGGATACGCCGTGA
- a CDS encoding YxlC family protein — MKEEEKIVQHLKQDWQHIDDLGKESLSQIDMEKQLVLFQQKKKKAFYIESALFLLTAFVILTVVMISLFEAPLFFLYFQIVASLIAPFAVYFTYKKVNKKGMFGHDKP; from the coding sequence GTGAAGGAAGAAGAAAAGATCGTTCAACACCTCAAGCAGGATTGGCAGCATATCGATGATCTTGGAAAAGAATCACTTTCTCAGATTGATATGGAGAAGCAACTAGTACTGTTTCAACAAAAAAAGAAAAAAGCGTTTTACATCGAAAGTGCGCTCTTTTTGTTAACAGCGTTCGTAATCTTAACCGTAGTTATGATAAGTCTTTTCGAAGCTCCACTATTCTTTTTGTACTTCCAGATCGTTGCAAGCCTGATTGCTCCTTTTGCTGTTTATTTTACCTATAAGAAAGTGAATAAGAAAGGAATGTTCGGCCATGACAAACCTTGA
- a CDS encoding ABC transporter permease subunit, translated as MNRFLTLLHKEIIELMRNGKWIWLPVVLMIIGISQPLTSYYMPQILDMAGNLPEGASITIPTPTGEEVLSGALSQYGTIGTLLFVLATMNVIAQERQNGSITLVMVRHVNEWQYLGSKTVAQLALLFLSLLLSYCLTWYYTNLLFTSVDWKLMVSSLVIYCFWVLFVVSVTIFVGTIIQHNGGIAGVSILFLSLISLLTSLLPKFMDWSPGNIRGEATKVLVEQQWTQSAWVVIGSTTILSLLLFIAGVLVLKRYKYYRSVG; from the coding sequence ATGAACCGGTTTCTAACGCTACTACACAAAGAAATTATCGAGCTAATGCGGAATGGCAAATGGATCTGGCTTCCGGTTGTACTGATGATTATCGGCATCTCGCAACCCTTAACAAGTTACTACATGCCACAAATTCTCGATATGGCGGGTAATCTACCAGAAGGAGCTAGTATCACGATCCCGACACCTACGGGTGAAGAAGTATTGAGCGGTGCCCTGTCTCAATATGGCACGATTGGTACCCTTCTATTCGTTCTCGCAACCATGAATGTGATTGCTCAGGAACGACAAAACGGCTCCATTACGCTTGTTATGGTGAGACACGTTAACGAGTGGCAATACTTAGGCAGTAAAACTGTGGCCCAGCTTGCCCTCTTGTTCTTATCACTCCTATTAAGCTACTGCCTCACTTGGTATTATACAAATTTATTGTTTACTTCAGTAGACTGGAAGCTCATGGTGAGCAGTCTAGTCATTTACTGCTTCTGGGTTCTCTTCGTCGTCTCCGTTACGATTTTTGTCGGAACAATCATCCAGCATAATGGAGGAATAGCCGGTGTCAGTATTCTCTTCCTCTCGCTGATCAGCCTGCTAACGTCACTACTTCCGAAATTCATGGACTGGAGCCCAGGAAACATACGAGGAGAAGCGACGAAGGTTTTAGTCGAACAACAATGGACCCAATCAGCTTGGGTTGTCATCGGTAGCACGACGATCTTATCACTATTGCTATTTATTGCAGGCGTATTGGTATTAAAGAGGTATAAGTACTATAGAAGTGTTGGATAG
- a CDS encoding YqiA/YcfP family alpha/beta fold hydrolase yields MNASLIDKSAMRISEDTYNDGLEVVEVNINDNQIESWHVIDEIQNDETGLFGYVLKNPISEQIVISFRGTEMPTSVTTEVKSKYVGSPSQDAMLATGEASIENGNLVYEKNTISKAELVESNKDIKEDLEGIVLGNSNYTKKRYGTTAYLGTPSQDASLASGRAELDAKAGTISYVHENQFTEAKQKVDHYVKKFGAKNITFVGHSLGGGLAQYFAVNYDSNAVTFAAADIYSLLTPEQQQRAINGEYKDNVISYTYPDDMVGTYYKESVGSVYYMGDPADSSMPWLETHGIKNYRSDGMYNDEGYFLPESLFDESFQSQLNLSPLALKNSGVSDFHIQIQEALMEMYVQEMKQSEEQIEATKQALLEFLDVYINTMRDMKSKYINSVGSGQFDKLNASDVESYFHEFTKAPVDGVPMLFDIQMFDSLMASLGDTHQDTADIAYNMERMSQDLMRADQFLAQWLRYES; encoded by the coding sequence ATGAATGCTAGTTTGATTGATAAATCTGCAATGCGTATATCTGAAGATACATATAATGATGGGTTAGAAGTGGTAGAAGTCAACATAAATGATAATCAAATAGAATCATGGCACGTTATAGATGAAATTCAAAACGATGAGACTGGTCTCTTTGGGTATGTACTTAAAAATCCTATTTCAGAGCAAATCGTCATCAGTTTTCGTGGCACAGAAATGCCTACTTCAGTGACAACCGAAGTTAAGTCTAAGTATGTCGGGTCTCCTTCACAAGATGCGATGTTAGCAACCGGTGAAGCAAGTATCGAAAATGGAAATCTCGTTTATGAGAAAAATACGATCAGTAAAGCAGAACTTGTTGAATCAAATAAAGATATCAAAGAAGACCTCGAAGGCATCGTTTTAGGCAATTCCAATTATACCAAAAAGAGGTATGGGACAACAGCTTATTTAGGAACCCCTTCTCAGGATGCAAGTCTAGCAAGTGGTCGAGCTGAACTGGATGCAAAAGCTGGCACTATTTCATATGTTCACGAAAACCAGTTTACCGAAGCAAAACAAAAAGTAGACCATTATGTGAAGAAGTTCGGCGCAAAGAATATTACGTTTGTTGGTCATTCACTTGGTGGGGGGTTAGCGCAGTATTTTGCGGTCAATTATGATTCGAATGCCGTAACGTTTGCAGCTGCAGATATTTATTCATTGTTAACGCCCGAGCAACAACAAAGAGCCATCAATGGAGAGTACAAAGACAATGTAATTAGTTATACATATCCCGATGATATGGTTGGAACTTATTATAAAGAGTCTGTAGGCTCGGTTTATTACATGGGAGACCCTGCTGATAGTAGCATGCCCTGGCTTGAAACACATGGAATTAAAAATTATCGTTCTGATGGTATGTACAATGATGAAGGATATTTTCTTCCAGAATCTCTTTTCGACGAAAGCTTTCAAAGTCAACTCAACCTATCCCCACTCGCACTGAAAAACAGCGGTGTTTCTGACTTCCATATTCAAATTCAAGAAGCCTTAATGGAAATGTATGTACAAGAAATGAAGCAGAGCGAGGAGCAAATTGAAGCAACGAAACAGGCGCTGCTCGAATTCCTTGATGTGTACATAAACACGATGCGCGACATGAAAAGCAAATACATCAATTCGGTAGGAAGCGGGCAATTTGATAAGTTAAATGCATCAGACGTGGAGAGCTACTTTCACGAGTTTACAAAAGCGCCAGTTGATGGTGTGCCGATGTTATTTGATATCCAGATGTTCGATAGCTTAATGGCATCACTTGGTGATACTCATCAGGATACAGCGGATATCGCTTATAACATGGAGCGAATGAGTCAAGACTTAATGCGAGCCGATCAATTTCTCGCGCAGTGGCTACGGTACGAATCATAA
- a CDS encoding DUF3427 domain-containing protein, which translates to MKNLFKSLKFEMLTADSVSFMVSFIRMSGLQLLIRPLTELHQRGIKVRILTSLYMNVTEAKALRKLLEFSNVEVRIFDSGRESFHTKAYLFERASGLHTGIIGSSNLSHAALINGHEWNVKVPDSSYLPIYKQAMEKFQKAWDDKRSHVLTEELLERYEQHLDEKEKETKPVILPSFQISQVAESNVSYSPHPDIEPNEMQKKALQALKQTRENGNRKGVVIAATGTGKTYLSAFDVFEVNPKRMLFLAHREELLDNAKETFEKVFNNSHLCGKLTGKEKDIHKPFLFSTVQSLHSDQSLHQFHPNEFDYIIVDEFHHAEAPTYLKILQYFEPTFLLGLTATPERMDGRDVLALCDYNVVYEIRLRDALEAELLAPFHYFGLADDTVDYNEIGLRNGLLEERQLVKALKTKERVDYVHEMIKRYGFDGEQLIGLGFCATIEHAMFMSESFNRLGYVTTVLTGNDSPEYRSQVIQRLEDTEDPLQMIFSVNIFNEGIDIPRLNLILFLRPTESSTVFIQQLGRGLRKVEGKEFVTILDFIGNYQKSFIVPLALAGEANSRAFDKDSLRIAVQHEFADLPGASYVDLDQVSQKRILEKIDSIRMDLLSMLTSLYAQFKRELGRSPEVIDFLYSESAPNLHFFVKRLGSWVKTKKKMKDLSNEDEVILENEQVSELFERMENMYPLKWPYELAILEAANEVPVVHQSDVFRIIQRRFGILPDEEKHRSLIHDAMLKLTQGYKKHKHVIGIIENEGFRIDKRLSEALSIEAVHEKFMERIEYGIVEFRRTFKPDRFLGEGERVIRYQNYSRNDLIFLFQAGVQEGTWREGVSRVGNHYLLFINLNKDEAVSDHLNYKDYFIDQRHFHWQSQNQTSHSSSVGQAYINHKEKGIHIHLFVRKFNKMHEITLPFTYLGEIDYVSSHGDKPMSIKWRLHHPVPEDLFIDLIR; encoded by the coding sequence ATGAAAAACCTATTTAAATCATTAAAATTTGAAATGCTAACAGCTGATTCGGTGTCCTTTATGGTGAGCTTCATTCGCATGTCTGGCTTACAGCTGCTGATTCGACCATTAACAGAATTGCATCAACGTGGGATAAAGGTGAGGATATTAACCTCATTGTATATGAACGTTACGGAAGCAAAGGCATTACGCAAGCTGCTTGAGTTTTCGAATGTAGAAGTACGCATATTTGATTCTGGGAGAGAGTCATTTCATACAAAAGCTTACTTGTTTGAACGTGCTTCTGGATTACATACGGGAATCATTGGTTCATCCAATTTATCACATGCTGCCTTGATTAATGGGCATGAATGGAATGTGAAGGTTCCGGATTCTAGCTATTTACCAATCTATAAACAGGCGATGGAAAAGTTTCAGAAGGCATGGGATGATAAGAGGTCACACGTATTAACAGAGGAATTGCTTGAACGGTATGAGCAGCATTTAGATGAAAAGGAAAAGGAAACGAAGCCAGTCATCCTGCCGTCGTTCCAAATTTCACAAGTGGCAGAAAGTAACGTCTCTTACTCACCTCATCCTGACATTGAACCAAATGAAATGCAGAAGAAGGCGTTACAAGCTCTAAAGCAAACACGAGAGAATGGCAATCGTAAAGGTGTTGTGATTGCAGCAACAGGAACGGGAAAAACCTATTTGTCTGCCTTTGATGTTTTTGAAGTGAATCCTAAGCGCATGCTTTTTCTCGCACATCGGGAAGAACTGCTCGACAACGCGAAGGAAACTTTTGAAAAGGTGTTTAACAACAGTCATTTATGTGGGAAGTTAACTGGAAAAGAAAAAGACATACATAAACCGTTTTTATTTAGTACCGTTCAGTCGCTACACTCTGATCAGTCGCTTCATCAGTTTCATCCGAATGAATTTGATTATATTATCGTCGATGAATTTCATCATGCTGAGGCACCAACCTATTTGAAGATCCTGCAATATTTTGAACCAACCTTTTTGCTAGGGTTAACAGCAACTCCTGAACGAATGGATGGTCGGGATGTGCTGGCACTTTGTGATTACAATGTAGTGTATGAAATACGATTACGCGATGCTCTTGAAGCGGAATTACTGGCACCGTTTCATTACTTTGGGTTAGCTGATGATACGGTGGATTACAATGAAATAGGATTGCGGAATGGGTTATTAGAAGAACGCCAACTTGTAAAAGCGCTAAAGACAAAAGAGCGTGTCGATTATGTCCATGAAATGATCAAGCGTTATGGGTTTGATGGGGAGCAGCTTATTGGATTAGGCTTCTGTGCAACGATTGAGCATGCGATGTTTATGAGCGAATCGTTTAACCGTTTAGGCTATGTGACTACGGTGCTCACAGGAAATGATTCTCCTGAGTATAGAAGTCAGGTCATTCAGCGGCTTGAAGATACCGAAGATCCGCTGCAAATGATTTTCTCAGTGAATATTTTTAACGAGGGAATAGATATTCCACGACTCAATCTGATCTTATTTCTAAGACCAACTGAATCCTCAACGGTGTTTATTCAGCAGCTTGGAAGAGGTTTACGAAAGGTAGAAGGGAAAGAGTTTGTTACCATTCTCGACTTTATCGGAAACTACCAAAAGTCGTTTATCGTTCCTTTGGCGCTTGCAGGGGAAGCCAACTCACGTGCATTTGATAAGGATTCACTTCGGATTGCTGTTCAGCATGAGTTTGCTGATCTACCAGGCGCTTCTTATGTTGACCTTGACCAAGTTTCTCAAAAGCGTATTTTAGAAAAGATCGATAGTATTCGTATGGATTTGCTTTCGATGTTAACAAGTCTCTATGCACAGTTTAAGCGAGAGCTTGGAAGATCCCCAGAGGTGATTGACTTTCTTTATTCTGAGAGTGCCCCGAACCTGCATTTCTTTGTGAAGCGATTAGGATCTTGGGTGAAAACGAAGAAAAAAATGAAGGATCTTTCTAATGAAGATGAAGTTATTTTAGAGAATGAACAGGTAAGTGAGCTGTTTGAGCGAATGGAGAATATGTATCCACTAAAGTGGCCGTATGAGTTAGCCATTTTGGAGGCAGCAAATGAGGTTCCTGTTGTTCATCAGTCAGACGTTTTTCGTATTATCCAGCGTCGTTTCGGTATTCTACCGGATGAAGAAAAACATCGTAGCTTAATTCATGATGCAATGCTGAAGTTAACTCAGGGCTATAAAAAGCACAAGCATGTGATTGGCATTATTGAAAATGAAGGCTTTAGGATAGATAAGCGCTTATCTGAAGCCTTATCGATTGAGGCTGTTCATGAAAAATTCATGGAACGGATAGAATATGGAATTGTGGAGTTTCGTCGTACGTTTAAACCAGATCGTTTTCTGGGAGAAGGTGAGCGTGTGATTCGTTATCAAAACTATTCGCGAAATGATTTGATCTTTTTGTTTCAAGCAGGTGTCCAGGAAGGAACTTGGCGTGAGGGTGTAAGTCGAGTAGGGAACCACTATCTCCTTTTCATTAACTTAAACAAGGATGAAGCGGTATCGGACCACCTTAATTATAAGGATTATTTTATCGATCAGCGTCACTTCCATTGGCAAAGCCAGAACCAAACGTCTCACAGTTCATCTGTTGGACAAGCATACATTAACCATAAGGAAAAAGGCATTCACATTCACTTGTTTGTAAGGAAGTTTAATAAAATGCACGAGATAACGTTGCCTTTTACCTACTTAGGAGAGATCGACTATGTCTCAAGTCATGGAGACAAGCCGATGAGTATTAAGTGGAGGCTTCATCATCCCGTGCCAGAGGATTTATTTATTGATTTAATTCGATAA
- a CDS encoding ABC transporter ATP-binding protein yields the protein MLVKIDKLSKQFKGKKAVSNLSFTIQEGSCMALLGPNGAGKTTTLQMLARMLTPDSGSIQFKGYQNKDYRPLIGFLPQHPSFFNWMTAKEFLSFAGKLSSIPKSELHNRVEEVLTFVSLEEAMTKKIGGFSGGMKQRLGLAQALLHKPKLLILDEPVSALDPKGRRDFLQLIEVLKQNMTVLFSTHILHDAEQICDEVLILQDGCLKWKGALPSLRKEFDLLPIKLQTEEPMNGIIEQLEIIEAYEYIDLKTVKVRLPEHVHPNELLQELINRNRAVTHFEMMHDSLEDAYMKVVRQ from the coding sequence ATGCTTGTTAAAATCGACAAACTATCGAAACAGTTTAAAGGTAAAAAAGCTGTCTCGAATCTCTCCTTCACCATTCAGGAGGGAAGCTGCATGGCACTATTAGGTCCTAATGGTGCTGGCAAAACTACGACGTTGCAAATGTTAGCTCGAATGCTCACACCTGACTCGGGATCCATACAATTTAAGGGATATCAAAACAAAGACTATCGGCCATTGATTGGCTTCTTACCTCAGCATCCATCCTTTTTTAATTGGATGACAGCCAAAGAGTTTCTTTCTTTCGCCGGTAAGCTATCATCGATACCAAAGTCAGAGCTTCATAATCGCGTAGAGGAGGTGCTAACGTTCGTTAGCTTAGAAGAAGCAATGACTAAAAAAATCGGTGGCTTTTCTGGGGGAATGAAACAGCGCCTCGGGTTAGCGCAGGCCTTGCTTCACAAACCGAAGCTTCTCATTCTAGACGAACCGGTATCTGCGCTCGATCCAAAAGGAAGACGAGACTTTTTACAACTGATCGAAGTACTGAAACAGAACATGACGGTTCTATTTTCGACCCATATCTTACACGATGCAGAGCAAATTTGCGATGAAGTCCTTATTCTGCAAGATGGCTGTTTAAAGTGGAAAGGGGCATTACCTTCTTTACGTAAAGAATTTGATCTATTGCCAATTAAATTACAAACCGAAGAACCGATGAACGGAATCATCGAACAGCTTGAAATCATTGAAGCTTATGAATACATTGATCTTAAAACAGTAAAGGTGAGACTTCCTGAGCATGTTCACCCAAATGAGCTGTTACAGGAGCTCATTAACCGGAATAGAGCAGTAACTCACTTTGAAATGATGCATGATTCATTAGAAGATGCTTATATGAAGGTTGTGAGACAATGA
- a CDS encoding DUF1433 domain-containing protein: MIVSLILVGCSQNSSGEYNEETISKARDIAESYLIHNYRDIDQVEFDKDTTSPMGGLMISGIVNGNEKATFSIDVEMENDFSVGSIGKGEEFPERKQECIEKTCDY; encoded by the coding sequence TTGATTGTATCCCTTATACTCGTAGGCTGTAGCCAAAACTCATCAGGAGAGTACAACGAAGAAACGATCTCGAAAGCAAGAGATATAGCTGAAAGCTACTTAATTCATAATTATAGGGATATTGATCAGGTCGAGTTTGATAAGGACACAACTAGTCCGATGGGCGGATTGATGATCTCTGGAATCGTAAATGGCAATGAGAAAGCAACCTTTTCGATCGACGTCGAAATGGAAAATGACTTTTCGGTTGGGAGCATTGGAAAAGGTGAGGAATTCCCTGAACGTAAGCAGGAATGTATCGAAAAAACGTGTGATTACTAA